A stretch of Halostagnicola kamekurae DNA encodes these proteins:
- the purB gene encoding adenylosuccinate lyase, with product MTDTHALYAVSPLDGRYGGRTAPLSPYASEAALMRARVRVEVEYLIALADCEATPLELDTDERTQLSGLYNHFAEEDARLIKTLETEGYEEFEATNHDVKAVEYFIRHNLPADSDASAWIHFGLTSEDVNNLAHRLLVRDAVEDVLLGELYELQDTLAEMAREHRDLPMLARTHGQPATPTTFGKELAVYAARLGRTTARVRDATDELRGKLGGASGTYAAHVAAYPDVDWQSFAEAFVTDLGLEFEPLTTQVNPCDDLSALFDAFRGVNDVLLDLDRDMWLYVSDRYLGQEAVEGETGSSTMPHKVNPIDFENSEGNLSKANSDLTFLAEYVTTSRLQRDLSDSTVKRNIGAALAHCLIGYKKSAAGLSKVVPNEQVMRDELESTPEIIGEAVQTILRREGQADAYERVKAVTRGKDVSIADFRELFDDLDIDEDVREELHALTPAGYTGIADDLVDDVPE from the coding sequence ATGACCGACACTCACGCGCTGTACGCCGTCTCCCCGCTCGACGGCCGGTACGGCGGCCGCACCGCACCGCTGTCGCCGTACGCCAGCGAAGCCGCGCTCATGCGCGCCCGCGTCCGCGTCGAAGTGGAGTATCTGATCGCGCTCGCCGACTGCGAGGCGACGCCGCTCGAGTTAGACACCGACGAGCGCACCCAGCTCTCGGGGCTGTACAACCACTTCGCCGAGGAGGACGCGCGGTTGATCAAGACCCTCGAGACCGAGGGCTACGAAGAGTTCGAGGCCACGAACCACGACGTGAAGGCGGTCGAGTACTTCATCCGTCACAACCTGCCCGCAGACAGCGACGCTTCCGCGTGGATCCACTTCGGACTCACGAGCGAGGACGTGAACAACCTCGCCCATCGTCTGCTCGTCCGGGACGCCGTCGAGGACGTGCTGTTGGGCGAACTGTACGAACTGCAAGACACGCTCGCGGAGATGGCCCGCGAACACCGGGACCTGCCGATGCTCGCGCGAACGCACGGCCAGCCCGCAACGCCGACCACCTTCGGGAAGGAACTGGCCGTCTATGCGGCCCGTCTCGGTCGAACGACGGCTCGCGTTCGCGACGCGACCGACGAACTCCGGGGGAAACTCGGCGGTGCGAGCGGCACCTACGCCGCCCACGTCGCGGCGTACCCGGACGTCGACTGGCAGTCCTTCGCCGAGGCGTTCGTCACCGACCTCGGCCTCGAGTTCGAACCGCTCACGACGCAGGTTAACCCCTGCGACGACCTCTCGGCGCTGTTCGACGCCTTCCGCGGCGTCAACGACGTATTGCTCGACCTCGATCGGGACATGTGGCTCTACGTCTCCGATCGCTACCTCGGCCAGGAGGCCGTCGAAGGCGAAACCGGCTCTTCGACGATGCCCCACAAGGTCAACCCGATCGACTTCGAGAACAGCGAGGGCAACCTCTCGAAGGCCAACTCGGATCTGACCTTCCTCGCCGAGTACGTCACGACCTCGAGGCTCCAGCGGGACCTGTCGGATTCGACGGTCAAACGGAACATCGGTGCCGCGCTCGCACACTGTCTCATCGGCTACAAGAAGTCCGCTGCGGGCCTCTCGAAGGTCGTCCCCAACGAGCAGGTCATGCGCGACGAACTCGAGTCGACCCCCGAAATCATCGGCGAGGCGGTCCAGACGATTCTCAGACGAGAGGGACAGGCGGATGCCTACGAGCGGGTCAAGGCCGTCACCCGGGGCAAGGACGTTTCGATCGCGGACTTCAGAGAACTGTTCGACGACCTCGATATCGACGAAGATGTCCGCGAGGAACTGCATGCGTTGACGCCGGCAGGGTACACCGGCATCGCCGACGATCTGGTCGACGACGTTCCCGAATAA